The DNA sequence CACGTCCGGGTGGACGGTGCGGCTCAGCTCCACGCCCCGGACGCCGTCGGGGGCGTCCCCGACGACGTCGATGTCGGGCTGGGCGGCGAGCAGGGCGGCGAAGCCCGCCCGCACCATCGCCTGGTCGTCGACGATGATCACCTTGATGGTCATGCGGCCGGGGGTTCCTTGTCTGTCGGCGCTGTCGGTTCGGTGACGGGGTCCAGGGCCTCCGCCGCGTACGGCAGTCGGGCCGCCACCCGGAAGCCGCCGTCCGGCAGGGGACCGGTGTCGAGGGTGCCGCCGACCAGGCGGACACGCTCGCGCATGCCCACCAGGCCGTGGCCGGTGCCGGTGGTCTCCAGCGGGACGTGCGGGCGGCCGGCGGGGGCGTTGACGACGAGGACGGTCAGCCCGTCGGCGTCCGCCGCGACCGAGACGCGGGTGACGGCGCCCGGCGCGTGCCGCACGGCGTTGGCCAGGGCCTCCTGGACGATGCGGTACGCGGACAGGTCCACGGCCTGGGGGAGCGCCTCCGGTGCCGCTTCCCTGTCGAGCGTGAGCTCGACCGGCTGACCGGCCCGTACCGTCGCCTCGACCAGCTGCCCGATCCGGTCCACCCCGGGCTGCGGGGTCCGCTCCCCGCCGCCCTGTCCGGCGTCCTCGCTGCGCAGCACGCCCAGCAGCCGGCGCATCTCGCTCAGCGACTCGCGCGCGGTCGCGGCGATCGTGCCGAACTCCTCGGTGGCCTCCGGCGGCAGGCCCGCGATGCGGTACGGCGCGCTGTCCGCCTGCACGGTGATCACCGACATGTGGTGGGCGACGACGTCGTGCAGCTCGCGGGCGATCCGCGCGCGCTCCTCCAGCAGCGTGCGGCGGGCCCGCTCGGCCTCGCTGATCGTCGCCTGCTCGTCGAGGGCGCGCTCGGCCCGCTTGCTCCTCTGCAACGCCGCGCCGAGCAGCAGCAGGGTGCCGCCGAGCAGCGACACGATCAGCCAGCTGCCGTTGCTGCGCCGCGGGTCGGCCGCGTCGAAGCCGTAGCTCAGGGCCGTGTAGACGGCCCAGACCGCCAGCATCGTGCGGGCGCGGGCCCGCAGGCCCAGGAAGAACAGCATCGGGAGGAAGGCGATGAGGAGGGTGGGGGGCCAGGGCCAGACGCCGTGCGGCGAGGCCCCCGGGGGGATGGTGAGGGCGCAGGCGGTGCCTGTGGTGAGCGTGATCGTCCAGGCGAGGAGGGGTTTGCGGACGGAGAGGAGGAGGGGGCCCGTTTCGAGTACGGCGTAGATCAGGGCGAGGCCGGGGTGCACGCCGTAGTCGTTCGGGAGGATCGTGGCCGTGACCGGGAGGAGGATCGCGGTGAGGAGGGCTGTGAAGGCGTGGGGGAGGCGGTGGCGGAGTGAGGCTTTGGGCATGGCTCGCTCAGGGTAAGGGGAGGCGGGTGGGGCGCCTGCGGCGGGCTGTGCCCCGGTCCCTCCCCCAGAGGGGGGACCCCCACCTTCGCCGATTCCCGGAGGCAAGCCCCCGGACCCCCCA is a window from the Streptomyces mobaraensis genome containing:
- a CDS encoding sensor histidine kinase, encoding MPKASLRHRLPHAFTALLTAILLPVTATILPNDYGVHPGLALIYAVLETGPLLLSVRKPLLAWTITLTTGTACALTIPPGASPHGVWPWPPTLLIAFLPMLFFLGLRARARTMLAVWAVYTALSYGFDAADPRRSNGSWLIVSLLGGTLLLLGAALQRSKRAERALDEQATISEAERARRTLLEERARIARELHDVVAHHMSVITVQADSAPYRIAGLPPEATEEFGTIAATARESLSEMRRLLGVLRSEDAGQGGGERTPQPGVDRIGQLVEATVRAGQPVELTLDREAAPEALPQAVDLSAYRIVQEALANAVRHAPGAVTRVSVAADADGLTVLVVNAPAGRPHVPLETTGTGHGLVGMRERVRLVGGTLDTGPLPDGGFRVAARLPYAAEALDPVTEPTAPTDKEPPAA